The Brenneria rubrifaciens genome has a window encoding:
- the ftsL gene encoding cell division protein FtsL, protein MMGNERHGLVGVIGGDLLRHAKLPMLLMIAVLVSGVFVVTTAHKTRLLTAEREQLLLERDALDIEWRNLILEENSLGDHSRVERIATEKLQMGHVDPSQENIVVKQ, encoded by the coding sequence ATGATGGGTAATGAGCGTCATGGGTTGGTCGGCGTTATCGGCGGGGATTTGCTTCGCCACGCCAAGTTGCCCATGTTGCTGATGATTGCGGTTTTGGTGTCAGGCGTGTTCGTCGTGACGACGGCGCACAAGACGCGCTTGTTGACAGCGGAACGTGAGCAATTATTGCTGGAGCGAGACGCGCTGGATATCGAGTGGCGCAACCTGATTCTGGAAGAGAATTCGCTCGGGGATCATAGCCGTGTAGAGCGGATCGCGACGGAAAAGCTGCAAATGGGGCATGTCGATCCGTCACAGGAAAATATTGTGGTTAAGCAATGA
- the rsmH gene encoding 16S rRNA (cytosine(1402)-N(4))-methyltransferase RsmH: protein MLENYKHTTVLLDEAVNGLNIRSNGIYIDGTFGRGGHSRLILSQLGAEGRLLAIDRDPQAIEAAKTIDDPRFSIIHGPFSALADYMAERDLAGRIDGVLLDLGVSSPQLDDPERGFSFMRDGPLDMRMDPTRGLSAAEWLMKAEADDIAWVLRTFGEERFARRIARAIVERNRTEPMMRTKELAELIAAASPIREKHKHPATRSFQAIRIYINSELEEIEQALNGALSVLAPQGRLSVISFHSLEDRIVKRFIRHQSRGPQVPAGMPLTEEQLRSQGGQTLKAVGKMMPSAEEVAENPRARSSVLRFAERLPG, encoded by the coding sequence ATGCTGGAAAATTATAAACATACCACCGTACTGCTGGATGAAGCCGTTAACGGTCTGAATATTCGCAGCAACGGTATTTATATAGACGGTACTTTTGGCCGTGGCGGTCATTCCCGCCTTATTCTTTCCCAATTGGGAGCGGAAGGACGTTTACTGGCTATCGATCGCGATCCTCAAGCTATCGAAGCGGCAAAAACAATAGACGATCCTCGTTTTTCCATTATTCACGGCCCCTTCTCCGCGCTTGCTGATTATATGGCGGAGCGCGATCTCGCGGGACGCATTGACGGTGTGCTGTTGGATTTGGGCGTTTCCTCTCCGCAGCTTGACGATCCCGAACGCGGCTTTTCATTTATGCGTGACGGACCACTGGATATGCGTATGGACCCTACCCGTGGGTTGTCTGCCGCCGAGTGGCTGATGAAAGCGGAGGCCGATGATATTGCCTGGGTATTGAGAACATTTGGCGAAGAACGTTTCGCCAGACGAATAGCTCGGGCGATTGTTGAGCGTAACCGCACGGAACCAATGATGCGGACGAAAGAGTTGGCTGAGCTGATTGCCGCCGCCAGTCCGATTCGTGAAAAACATAAACACCCGGCGACGCGCAGTTTTCAAGCCATCCGAATTTATATCAACAGTGAACTGGAAGAGATTGAGCAGGCTTTGAACGGCGCATTGAGCGTATTGGCTCCGCAAGGCCGTTTGTCCGTGATCAGCTTCCACTCGCTGGAAGACAGAATCGTTAAGCGTTTCATCCGTCATCAAAGCCGTGGTCCACAAGTCCCGGCAGGCATGCCGCTGACGGAAGAACAGTTGCGTAGTCAGGGCGGGCAAACGTTGAAAGCCGTGGGAAAAATGATGCCTTCCGCTGAAGAAGTCGCGGAAAACCCGCGCGCTCGCAGTTCTGTGCTGCGGTTCGCCGAGAGATTGCCGGGATGA
- the mraZ gene encoding division/cell wall cluster transcriptional repressor MraZ, whose amino-acid sequence MFRGATLVNLDSKGRLAVPTRYRETLNEESQGQLVCTIDLHQPCLLLYPLPEWEIIEQKLSRLSSMNPVERRVQRLLLGHASECQMDGAGRLLLANTLRQHAGLKKEVMLVGQFNKFELWDEQTWYQQVKDDIDAEQSTQEPLSERLQDLSL is encoded by the coding sequence ATGTTTCGTGGTGCTACGCTGGTTAACCTCGACAGCAAAGGGCGGCTTGCCGTACCAACCCGTTACCGGGAAACGCTGAATGAGGAATCGCAAGGTCAACTGGTTTGCACCATTGATCTTCATCAGCCGTGCCTGCTGCTTTATCCCTTACCCGAATGGGAAATTATTGAACAAAAGCTTTCTCGTCTGTCGAGTATGAACCCAGTTGAACGGCGTGTTCAGCGTTTATTGCTGGGGCATGCCAGTGAGTGTCAGATGGATGGCGCCGGGCGTTTGTTGTTAGCGAACACGCTGCGGCAGCATGCAGGTCTGAAAAAAGAAGTGATGCTGGTCGGGCAGTTCAACAAGTTTGAATTGTGGGATGAACAGACTTGGTATCAACAAGTCAAGGACGATATCGACGCTGAACAATCGACTCAGGAACCGTTGTCTGAGCGGTTGCAGGACTTATCGCTATAG
- a CDS encoding L-alanine exporter AlaE produces the protein MFSPTSRLRSATADTFALVVYCFITGMMIELVLSGMSFEQSLSSRLLSIPVNIVIAWPYGVYRDRLLCFAKRHGSSHFIVRNLADLFAYVSFQSPVYVAILRIIGADSSQILTAVSSNVVISMVMGILYGYFLEYCRRLFRVTVSG, from the coding sequence ATGTTTTCCCCCACATCAAGACTGCGCAGTGCAACGGCAGATACCTTTGCATTAGTCGTGTATTGTTTCATCACCGGCATGATGATCGAGCTTGTGCTGTCAGGTATGAGTTTTGAACAGTCGCTTTCTTCAAGACTATTATCCATTCCTGTCAATATTGTTATTGCCTGGCCCTATGGCGTTTATCGGGATCGTCTCCTGTGCTTTGCCAAACGCCACGGTTCAAGCCACTTTATTGTACGCAATCTGGCCGATCTGTTTGCCTATGTCAGTTTCCAGTCTCCGGTGTATGTCGCCATTCTCCGGATAATCGGCGCTGACTCATCACAAATACTGACGGCAGTTAGCAGCAATGTGGTAATTTCGATGGTGATGGGCATCCTGTACGGCTATTTTCTGGAATATTGCCGCCGGCTCTTCCGGGTGACCGTTTCAGGGTAA
- the cra gene encoding catabolite repressor/activator: MKLDEIARLAGVSRTTASYVINGKAKQYRVSDKTVEKVMAVVREHNYHPNAVAAGLRAGRTRSIGLVIPDLENTSYTRIANYLERQARQRGYQLLIACSEDQPDNEMRCIEHLLQRQVDAIIVSTALPPEHPFYQRWANGGLPIIALDRALDREHFTSVVGADLDDAEMLAQELRKVPAESVLYLGALPELSVSFLREQGFRQAWADDPRKINYLYANSYERVAAAAVFADYLKDHPMPKALFTTSFPLLQGVMDVTLKQNGRLPNNLAIATFGDNELLDFLECPVLSVAQRHREVAERVLELVLASLDEPKRPKPGLNRIRRNLYRRGSLSRH, translated from the coding sequence GTGAAACTGGATGAAATCGCGCGTCTTGCGGGTGTTTCACGCACTACTGCCAGCTATGTGATTAACGGGAAGGCCAAGCAATATCGTGTCAGTGATAAGACCGTTGAGAAAGTCATGGCTGTGGTCAGGGAACATAATTATCATCCCAATGCCGTCGCTGCTGGATTACGTGCCGGGCGCACCCGCTCTATTGGTTTGGTTATTCCGGATCTGGAAAATACCAGCTATACCCGAATTGCCAATTATCTGGAACGTCAGGCCCGTCAACGCGGCTACCAACTTTTGATCGCCTGCTCCGAGGATCAACCTGATAATGAAATGCGCTGTATCGAGCATCTGTTGCAGCGTCAGGTTGATGCGATCATCGTATCCACGGCGTTGCCGCCCGAGCATCCCTTTTATCAACGCTGGGCAAACGGCGGCCTGCCGATTATCGCGTTAGACAGAGCGTTGGATCGTGAGCACTTTACCAGTGTGGTTGGTGCCGATCTGGATGATGCCGAGATGCTGGCGCAAGAGCTTAGAAAAGTACCGGCGGAGTCCGTACTTTACCTGGGCGCACTGCCGGAGCTTTCCGTCAGTTTTCTGCGCGAACAGGGTTTTCGCCAGGCCTGGGCGGATGACCCCCGGAAGATTAATTACCTTTATGCCAACAGTTATGAACGCGTAGCGGCCGCTGCGGTGTTTGCTGATTATCTTAAAGATCATCCTATGCCAAAGGCGTTGTTCACCACGTCTTTTCCGCTGTTGCAAGGGGTGATGGATGTGACGCTGAAACAAAACGGGCGCTTGCCGAATAATCTGGCTATAGCGACCTTTGGTGATAATGAGTTGCTGGATTTTCTGGAATGCCCGGTTTTGTCTGTCGCCCAGCGTCATCGTGAAGTCGCTGAGCGCGTGTTGGAATTGGTGCTGGCCAGTCTGGATGAACCGAAAAGGCCGAAGCCGGGCCTGAATCGTATTCGGCGAAATCTGTATCGCCGTGGCTCACTCAGCCGGCACTAA
- the ilvN gene encoding acetolactate synthase small subunit has translation MRRILSVLLENESGALSRVVGLFSQRGYNIESLTVAPTDDPTLSRMTIQTVGDEKVLEQIEKQLHKLVDVLRVSELGQGAHSHVEREIMLVKLQATGYGREEVKRCADIFRGQIVDVTSSLYTVQLAGTSDKLDAFLNAVREVAEIVEVARSGIVGVARGDKVMR, from the coding sequence ATGCGTCGGATTTTATCAGTATTACTTGAAAATGAATCAGGTGCACTGTCGCGTGTCGTCGGCCTGTTTTCACAGCGTGGCTACAATATTGAAAGCCTGACGGTCGCGCCCACTGACGATCCAACGCTATCACGCATGACGATTCAGACCGTTGGTGATGAAAAAGTGCTGGAGCAGATCGAGAAGCAACTGCACAAGCTGGTGGACGTATTGCGCGTTAGTGAATTGGGGCAAGGCGCGCACTCTCACGTTGAACGTGAAATCATGCTGGTTAAATTACAGGCAACCGGATACGGCCGCGAAGAAGTAAAACGCTGCGCGGATATTTTCCGCGGACAGATCGTCGACGTGACGTCTTCGCTATACACCGTTCAACTGGCGGGCACCAGCGATAAACTGGATGCCTTCCTGAATGCCGTGCGTGAAGTGGCTGAGATTGTGGAAGTGGCGCGTTCTGGGATTGTAGGCGTCGCCCGGGGCGATAAGGTCATGCGCTGA
- the ilvI gene encoding acetolactate synthase 3 large subunit, with the protein MEMLSGAEMVVRSLIDQGVKHVFGYPGGAVLDIYDALHTVGGIEHILVRHEQGAVHMADGYARATGEVGVVLVTSGPGATNAITGIATAYMDSIPLVVLSGQVATSLIGYDAFQECDMVGISRPIVKHSFLVKQPEDVPTVLKKAFYLASSGRPGPVVVDLPKDVMNPANKLPYVYPGHVSMRSYNPTVQGHKGQIRRALQTLLAAEKPIIYSGGGVINSGCHEELLAFAEKLNLPVTCSLMGLGGFPGTHRQCLGMLGMHGTYEANMAMHNADVIFAVGVRFDDRTTNNLTKYCPNATVLHIDIDPASISKTVKADIPIVGDARQVLGLMLELLAQDEAQQQFDALRDWWRNIEQWRTRHCLKYSTDGDSIKPQAVIETLHRLTGGKAYVASDVGQHQMFAALYYPFDLPRRWVNSGGLGTMGFGLPAALGIKLALPEETVICVTGDGSIQMNIQELSTALQYELPIVVVNLNNRFLGMVKQWQDMIYSGRHSYSYMESLPDFVKLAEAYGHIGISINTPDELESKLAQALAQKNRLVFVDVNIDSSEHVYPMQIRGGAMDEMWLSKTERT; encoded by the coding sequence ATGGAGATGTTGTCAGGCGCCGAGATGGTGGTCCGATCGTTGATCGATCAGGGCGTAAAACATGTGTTCGGCTATCCCGGCGGTGCTGTGCTGGATATTTACGACGCCTTGCATACGGTCGGCGGCATTGAACATATTTTGGTTCGCCACGAACAAGGCGCTGTGCATATGGCCGATGGCTATGCGCGTGCCACGGGCGAGGTTGGGGTGGTGCTGGTGACGTCCGGCCCTGGTGCAACCAACGCGATTACCGGTATTGCGACTGCCTATATGGATTCAATTCCTCTGGTGGTGCTGTCCGGTCAGGTGGCGACATCGCTGATTGGCTATGATGCGTTTCAGGAATGCGACATGGTGGGGATTTCCCGGCCTATCGTGAAACACAGCTTTTTGGTCAAACAACCGGAAGATGTACCGACGGTACTGAAAAAAGCGTTTTATCTGGCATCAAGCGGACGCCCCGGCCCGGTGGTGGTGGATTTGCCGAAAGATGTGATGAACCCGGCTAATAAGCTACCTTATGTTTACCCCGGTCATGTCAGCATGCGTTCCTACAACCCGACGGTGCAGGGACATAAGGGACAGATTCGGCGCGCGTTGCAAACGCTGCTGGCGGCTGAAAAACCGATTATCTACAGCGGTGGCGGCGTTATTAATTCAGGCTGTCACGAGGAGCTGTTGGCGTTTGCCGAAAAGCTCAATCTTCCCGTTACTTGTTCATTGATGGGGCTGGGCGGTTTCCCGGGGACGCATCGCCAATGTCTTGGCATGCTGGGTATGCACGGTACGTATGAAGCCAACATGGCGATGCATAACGCCGACGTTATTTTCGCGGTCGGCGTGCGTTTCGACGATCGCACCACCAATAATCTGACGAAGTATTGCCCTAATGCCACCGTGTTGCACATTGATATCGATCCCGCGTCCATTTCCAAAACGGTAAAAGCGGATATTCCGATCGTAGGCGATGCCAGACAGGTACTGGGCCTGATGCTCGAATTGCTGGCTCAGGATGAGGCGCAACAGCAGTTTGATGCGTTGCGCGACTGGTGGCGGAACATTGAACAATGGCGTACCCGGCATTGCCTGAAATACAGCACCGACGGTGACAGCATCAAGCCACAGGCGGTGATCGAAACGCTGCACCGTCTGACCGGCGGTAAAGCTTATGTCGCGTCGGATGTGGGCCAGCATCAGATGTTCGCCGCGCTCTATTATCCCTTTGATTTGCCACGCCGATGGGTGAACTCCGGCGGATTGGGAACCATGGGATTCGGTCTGCCCGCAGCGCTGGGGATCAAGCTCGCTCTGCCGGAAGAAACCGTTATCTGTGTCACCGGCGACGGCAGTATCCAGATGAATATTCAGGAGTTGTCCACCGCGTTACAGTATGAGTTGCCAATCGTGGTGGTTAACCTGAATAATCGTTTTCTGGGCATGGTAAAACAGTGGCAGGATATGATTTATTCTGGTCGTCACTCTTACTCCTATATGGAATCGCTGCCGGATTTCGTGAAGCTGGCCGAGGCTTACGGACATATCGGCATTTCCATCAATACGCCGGATGAACTGGAAAGCAAGTTGGCGCAAGCACTGGCGCAGAAAAATCGCCTGGTCTTTGTCGATGTCAATATCGACAGCAGTGAGCACGTTTATCCTATGCAGATTCGCGGCGGGGCGATGGATGAAATGTGGCTTAGCAAAACGGAGAGAACCTGA